cgcatacacaacgcagcgtttttggacgcatgcgttgtcctaaaatgttattattcttgacacaattgaagataaaaaaacgccccaaaaaagtgtctagacactataaagagaaagaccaccaatggaatttgtgtatatatacccttgcagagatgaattcctcccattttgcttgtgtttccagcatcaagatggagcgtcccatggagagtatctacatgaatatggagttggattttgccttggctaatgctttTATGCtcgtcactgtctagacacttcatcacttgttttttactcaaaaggcgcatgcgtcgaacaacgcgggtcaacgcaggcacctgcgccctatgcgttttacatagacactaatgtgtttttttggcgcatttacgttGCATCCGTTGTTTACCGGAAATTTGGCGCaggagaaatgcaacatgtagcgtcggccACGCCTtgtctggtgcgcccaaatgacgcatgcgtcgtacaacgcttgacaacgcataccggcgcaggacatgcgccccccccatgttaaagataggggctcatgacgcatgcgtcggtatccgtcgacaatgctgcgcccaaagacgctaatgtgaacgtagcctaaaaaatatgaaattttttgatcgctttgtattctgattttttgggaggtagaatgaacaaaagccagcaattcaggaacGGTTTTCTATAttattccgtgtgtggtaaaattgataaggcagttttattcttcaggtcagtatgattacagcaatacctcatttatacatttttttttttttggttttgctgcttttacacaataaaatcatTTTATAGAAAGAAAGAAATATtattgcattattctgagagctataactttattgtCATGTGGCAGTATGCTCGTTCTgggcgcagcaataccaaatatgtgtactttattttttacaatttttttttttttttttttttacacataataTATTGTTTTacattgtcccactatgggacatcaTTTTTatactgacagatcgctgatctgatatgctgaaatgcttctgcactgcagagcatcagatcagcgTCTGACTGGCAGGGAAGGAGGCGGCTCAGCTCCTGCTCGTCATGTgaaaacaatcgcagcatgatGTGATTGAATCAGATCgtataagtctatgggtgtgtatggaacatcgcactgcactctgaTATCACCTGAGTGCAGTGCAATTCCCGCTGACGCCgggagcagaggagatggagaaattactttctccatctcctctgcagcTGGGCTCCGATCCTTCtaatgcgagaggctcggagcacagagcacGGACACTTGGCTCCCGCTGGCAGCAGAGACAatcatcggatgccatacgctaatGGGACCTGGCCTAATGCCGTGATCGTCTGTAACAATCCATAGAACTTTTGGCTTCCAGTTCTATCAATAAGGAaccatcactttttttttcttgaataCAGAGTGCAGACATCTCTCTAGAAAACATGCATTTAATGTTGGTGATGAGACATAATTGCAGTACAAAAGTGAAAAGAAGTTCTATTACACCAAAAACCTTTACAATATATTTCAGCTGATCACCCTGAGCAAGCGCTCTGCTGATAAGTCTGTGTTAGTAAATGCTTACTTATCCTTACCAGTCATACATAGCGTGTAGCAGGGGGGTGACAACATCCAGTTGTCAATTTatacacatttttattttattggaAATACAAGTATTTACTAAAAACAGAGATCCGAAGAGCTGTCCACATATTCTCATATATGGGCCATgagtattaatagtgatgagcgaagcgAGACCTGATACCCGCTCCTGTCCGTTGTTAAAACACAAATGGTATAAATGCTTTTCTGTTAGCGGGGTACGAATCAAATTTCTGAAGATAAAACTCATGGCATAATATAGCAGCCAACGACTGGTTAAATAAAACGAACAAAACTTGTAGCCACCAAGTCAGATGTGTTAGTCCAAAGAGGAAGGCGACGGAAATGTAAATCAGCAGTTCAGCAAAATAGTGAGGGCAGGACACGCTGTCAAACCAGTCTCCAGACGGCATCACGTGCTGCATGGTCACCACCTTACCTGCAACAGAACAGAGCACAGTGCGTCATGGCGCTAAAGCAGTGTCCATATGGTTATTAGCGGATAATCGGAGCGCAGTAGGAGTACGTTCACATGTGACCGATTTCACATCTCATGTATGGACACTGGGTTTCATCTGCCTCAGATCAACACCCTGCCGTCTAACCACTCAGATGCCACAGTAGCAAGAGATCCAATGGCTAGAAGTGCCGCGATCAGTATTTCACTTACCAGATTTATCCTTCCTGAGCCCAGCGAGAATCATATGACATCTGTTCTGGTGCAAAGAGGCCCAAATATAAAGAAGACACCCAAAAATGTGGTACCAGCGCAGCTGTAGTACGAGACCTGGAACGGTGACTGCAAAAGTAGAGAATCATGACGGGTGTTCAGATATGTATGCAGAAGACAAAATATAGATCCTTAAAGAGTAATAGTACAACGTATGTTCGGTGCAGTGGCGAGACGGCTCTTATCTGCACAACCCAACCTTACCCTAATTGTATGGAGCGATGCCGCACCCACTGGCCTGGGGTGTAtgcaactcatacataccctccggtcccgggtCACAAACCGGCGAATTCCCGCAGCGCACAGGGTGTgtgcaaggagggggggggggtggggcGAGGAAATTCATAAATCTGGAGTCATACAGACTGACTGGAGACTTGTCAGTTTTGATCGGAAAACCTCTTTAAGAaattacacacacacaaaaaagggaACCAAGCACACAACCCAGCAGCTGGATGACGCATGCACAGCACCATTTAGtcacaagaattttttttttttttttacttctacataAATTTTCAAAATCGGAAACATTATGAAACAGGTGCCAAGTCAGTAAAACAGCAAATATATGGCAGGCAGAGGTTAAATAATTTATCAAAAGGTGTCCGTATATAGAGAGACTGGCACTTCATACCATAGCATACAAACAAAAACTCAGACTCGTGTAACAGCAGCCGATGAAGAGAACCAGGAGGTGAgataaaaatcaatatttaatacaaTAAAATCATACATAGAACAGAAAACCTGTAAAAGAGCAGAGCGCCCAGAAGGGGGAAGTGTATACCATCAATAGTATATAGGAGATGGAAGTAGGACTATGCTTGTATTGTAAGAGATTACAGATACCCAGCACAAAACTGAATCAAGATGCCTGCCAATAAATTAGTCTAGATCAAGGCTAGTTATACTTAATCTGTTGTAAGAGTCTATGGTGTAAAACATCCTGTGTAGTTTTCATATAATACATTTAAATAGGAGGAGGATAAACACACTAAATGACTCGATAAGATATacgtataaaataatttttatatagcaccaacatattccgcagcactttacgattaagcggggacatgtacagacaataaattcaatacaagttaagataatttaaacagtgacattaggggtgaggtccctgctcgcaagcttacaatctacaaggaaatggggggacacaataggtgaaaagtgcttgttatttcaggtcggtctggcaattataataaatagggattttcatataaagctgcatgatccggtcatcagtccgtgtgtttaagtgcaatagtcaagtatcaagtgtagTTATGTGTATGgaaggtgtggagacagatgaatagtagggtgcagattcataatgatatttggaaggagggaacagggcaaagttagtttactgagtagttgatgtggtaggcttgtttgaagagaaggGTTTTTAAAGCgtacttgaataggtcggggctaggtatcagtctgatcgtctggggaagtgcattccagagacctggcgcagcacgagagaagtcttgggagACGGAGGTTCGAGgctcggattatgggggatgttagtcttaggtcatttgtagaatggagggcacgtgtagggcgatagacggagatgagagaggagatataaggcggtgcagaactgtgaagagctttgtgggtaagagaggagtttatactggaccctgtggcgaatgggtagccagtgtaatgactggcacaaaatggaggcatcggtgaagcggctggacagaaataggaccctggctgccgcattcaagatggtttggagaggagaaagtttggtaagagggagaccgatcagaagagagttgcagtagtccagacgagaatgaataagagcgacagtaagagtcttagcagtttcaaaggtgagaaaaggtcggattctggagatgtttttaagaagcAGGTGACaatagcgagtgagtgatcggatatagggagtaaaggaaagttcagtgttgaatatgaccccaagacagcggggagttatggttgaaccctccagtgtaatttcgatgttgggtagagtgtggTTAGtaaaagggagaaacacaagtagttccgttttggagagatttagtttcaggtagagggaggacgatgttagagacagcagacagacaatccttggtattttgaattagggtagggggtgatgtcaggggaagaagtgtataattgggtgtcgtcagcatagagatgatacaggaacccaaatctgctgattgtttgtccaatagggggcagtgtatagagagaagaggagggggcctaggactgacaaaaaaaaaaaaaaaaaaaaaaaaaaacccacacgcgactcgcacatccaaactagtgtgaataggtgcataccaggagcagctacctccatacataaatatacagaaaaggttgcactctatcgtgcaaaagcatgtctaatctgaaatatatgaaatatgaatagcaaaatggcttttgaacattaggaaaatatttaagagacgctttgcacagaatttgatataatcaaatagtgtgagctctTCAACCGTCGCCAAGGTGGTCTcatataactgatgggtccctgaccccccctgtccaaatgtgaacacttaccgaaggccaatgtctgtatgcctgggtgaatgtggacacctctgttcagcaaagcctacatatgggttggccgggaccaagtgtgatgagatgcaattaaaaaccacatggtgatgggaggagtgcttagtcagtcagctaccacagaaatgacaaaaaaaaaaaaaaaatattttcctaatgttcaaaagccattttgctattcatatttcatatatttcagattagacatgcttttgcacggtgggggcctaggactgagtcctgcggaaccccaatagtaaggggacgaggagaggaagaggagccggcaaaagatacagtgaaggagcggtcagagaggtaggaggagaaccaggagagggctgtgtccttgaggcttaTAGAGCGGAGCattgtgaggaggagctggtgatccacagtgtaaaatgcggcagagagatccaggagaatcagcagagagcaatgacctttggacttagctgttattagatcattagagactttagtgagggcagtttcagtggagtgtaaagagcggaaaccaaattgtaaggggtcaagaagagagttatccgagagatagcggattagacgggagtggaccaaacgTTCcatgagtttagagatgaaggaaaggttagagacaagtctgtagttagccgtgcagttctggtccaaggatggctttttaagtaaaggggttatgattgcatgtttaaatgagggaacgatacctgaagaaagaaagaggttaaatattttagtcaggtgagcgctgaccactggtgagagagactgcaggagatgtgaaggaatggggtcactgttgcaggttgtaggccgagcagaagcgaggagcttggaaacttcttctgtaacaggctcaaagatgtctaatgagcttgaggtgcggcagggaaggggatccaggcagtgaggacattgggctgagatatcctgatggatgtggttgattttaaaTATGTGGCCAGAtcttcaccgctgaggttggtgatggggggccTATACtttaggtttcaaaaagtcattttgggttgttggatagtgaggtgatgagggtggtgaagtaggattgttttgcCAGATGAAAGGCAGAGTTAaaagttttgagcatgaacttatagtggatgaagtcttctgctaagagagattttctccactgtcgctctgcacaccttgagcaacgctgaagaaagcgtgtttgcatagtgtgctagggctgccgttgtctgtgtcgggtctttctgcatgtagaaggtgctgcttcatctagggcattcttcagtgtattattgaagtgtgacaatgctatgtctggacaggagagggaggacatgggggctaaagatgtgtggagattgtccataagctgctgggtattaatggtacgtgtattccgataagtgtggtaggtgggggtgtcccgggtgaggagaaaaTTCTtggcagagaaggaaagaaggctgTGGTCCAAGAGCGGGAGAggtgagttagtaaagtcgtgcagtgaGCCGGGAcacgagaaaaccaggtccagagtattcccgtcctcatgcgtaggagaattagtaaactgtgagaggttgaatgaagaagttagagagagaagatgagaggcagattgggagaggggatcattgatggggatgttaaagtctcccatgatgagggcggggatgtcacaggatagaaagtgaataagccaggtggcaaagtggtctagaaacttgcgggaggagcctggagggcgataaacaaccgccactcgcaaagagaagggcttaaagagtttgacgccgtggacttcaaaggaaggaaatgtaactgAGGgaatgggggtgggggggggcgagggtggatgacctggaaagcacattgtgatgaaaggagcaaaccaacacctccaccctgtctgttctcaggtttggcggtatgtgaaaatttcaaacaggagaacaacttgcaagtggccactttaagtagcttttctcatgattgcatacacctggctatgaagttcaaagcccaatgaggttagaaaactaaaaaaagtgctttagtaattcagtaaaaagtaggtaggagtatttaaaacaagaaaatgataagggtgcccatacttatgcacccgtcagattttgtttgaatgcagaaatgcagattgcacattttctgttagtacaataaacctcatttcaaggcagaaacattagtgtccaacagttattatattaagattaataggggtgcccaaagtttttcATATAATTGATAtatcacacacttttttttttaaatctatagcTTAAAGCTTGTTACCCAAGTAACCGACCACCTCTGCAGTGTATCAGAGGTGGCTGGTTTACTACTAGGCAAGAAGCAGGTGCTTGCAAAATGCAACTTTGAAGCTGGCTAGATGCTGCAGAGACAAGCCTACCTCTGCTGAAACATGGGAGAGCACGCAGCCTGGATCAGCAATGGGACCATGCCGCTGATCTGAGCATCTTCAGAAGCGCACCCCCCCAGCACGCAGGAATCAGTTAGGCTGAGGTGTCGTGTACTCATGAGCACTGAGAGGAGGACACCCCTTTACTAATTCACTTTAAGGCAAAGAGGAGTTGGAGCGGGGGCAGGTGACGGTTCAAAGATTATGGCAACTCGGTGCGGCTGGCTGCAGGTAAAGCTCCACTATCTGATGGCCACAATTCTGGCTGTATCCTTACTGTGGACCCTCTTCATATGAATCAATGCAACAGGGAAGATTTAGCAATACATCATGACAGTTTTCTACACTAAAATTGCGCTTTCCTCTTCCTCCACCCCTTGAAGCTAGCCCTTCCCCAGGATTGAATACTTCAATATGTCCCCTTAAATTCTGGTTTTTAAGGAAAAGTAATTCACATCTAATATTGAAAATTGAGAATATATTTTTCACACTCACCCTTCTTGTAATCCAACTCTGCATGATCGAGTACAGTTATCCCAAGGAGGAGATAGTAGCCAATTCCAAGACAATACTGAGCAAGATGGATGACACCACCGGAGAAGACGCTCACATATCGACACTCAAGGAACCGTCGGAGACTGTGTAGCCACAGCAAGGACAGAGCCATAAGGGTAGACAGCTCTCCACCTGTAACACATAGCGTGCAGAAAGGAAAAACCTTCAGTAGCAAGGTCAGCCATTGTGCACACGATGGCAAATGTCTTCATAAATGTTTAGTCAGCAAGTATGTGGCCCATAGCGGGATTACAGGGAACCCGTCAGGCCGATTTCTGTTAtgaaactaatatatatatatatactaagtatatatatatatacacacacacatacatacatactaggtGGTAGCCCGATTCAAACAcaacgggtattctagagtatgtatgtagtttatttatgaagattttagaattatacattgaatacacaggatttggccggccgcgaccaattaggctacgttcatatttgcgttgtgcgacgcaacgcacaacgcaaatatgaacgcatgcacaaacgctgcgttttgcgacgcaagcgtcgctttttgcatggttttgggcgcaggaaaaactgcatcatgcagcgttccctgcgccctgacgcatgggctgcagcgacgcatgcgtcgcaaaacgcaaatgcaacgcatgtccatgcgcccccatgttaaatataggggcacatggcgcgtgcgtcaccgcggctgcgcccgacatagccgggagcggcgcaaatgtgaacgtagcccaagtgaagcgtggttcaaatcccgcgccaattcacggccggactgcgcctgtcgctgattgtgcagccagcgcagtacattgcgcagctctcacgagaccgctacgtcatcatctcgcgagaccgcaatgcatggagcggtcaccggggcgtcgtgaggagcgggaaaggcctgttcctgaaccGGGGGGCCGACAGACGATGAGtataacactattttttttttattatttttaacattagatcttattactattcatgctgcataggcagcatgaatagtaaaaagttggtcacacagggttaatagcagcgttagccGAGTGCATTACActgtggtcaacgctgccattaaccctgtgtgagcgctgactggaggggagtatggagcgggcactgactgcggggaggaaggagcggacattttgccgccggaccatgcccgtcactgattggtcgtggctgttttgccgcgaccaatcagcgacttggatttccataacagacagaggccgcgaccaatgaatatccgtgacagacggaagtgacccttggacaattatatagtagatatatatagcgTAGTGCATAGATTAAGTAAAGTGACAGTGCTAAAATCACTCAAGAAGCTACATACTATGGTATGTTGTGCACAAGTACACAAATAAAGAGGCAGAAAATAAAATAAGTAGTGTCCATACATCAGTATTACAAGGTGCCAGTACCAGATGAATAAGCTGACCAATTGATACAAACCCCACATACACTGCATCTGCACAACGCACGTTTCACCTGAGCTTTTAAAAGGTTAATTTGGCATTTTGTAATACTGATGTATGAaaactactttttattttattttctgtcccTTTGTGTATTTATGCAATAACGTACCATAGTATGTAGGTTTTTGAGTGATTTTAGCACCATCATTTGACTATATCTATGAGCTACGCTATTTGGTTTTTATTTAATTATATATCATTTATCTACATCACTGATGCCATTTTATTTTATGGACCATATCATTTTGTGATACActaattgttatttatttatagtgACCCCCTTTTTCTGATCTTAATTGAACTTGCGCTAATTTATTTTGCATAGATGTGTTATATTATTCTATTTTAGTTGTAATCATTATATACAATTCTATGCATCGGTCTATTTTTACTGAATGCTATTACTCTTTgcatctttattatttatttttctaatttGCGTAATCAAGTTAATTGTGATATAAAAATTGCACCATACTGTAACCCAACTTCCTGTTTATTTTCCTCATTCCACTTGTAGATATTTTCCCTATCGCTATTGTGTAATCTATAATAATaaaaattgccttgtgcaggcatgtactacggaggatagagaatgaacttcaatccaatattgcagccagcatgcagccagcgggtaaggaaagggtggatcaaacacccgaaaaccccgcctctatggctgaagattgttccctccaaattcaggtgacagagtccctttaaagggaaggtgccatcaaaaaaaaatttttttcagaaattgtaaaaatgtaaagaattaatgattacattttcttaaaaaatattatcatttgtttataatttagtaaaatatgaaaaataatttgaaaagttttggaatttccacttttaaacactagggggagcaactgctgaaatttcagaaaaacctagtgtacaactagctcacattacagcactgcagtaattatgggcggagtctgctgacgtgtgtgatgtctcctctcctctccttctgggtgtttgctaagggattagagaggatgatattcaggaacccagtgagcagccattttgttggtgactgcagagtatggctgccgtcacactagcagtatttggtcagtattttacctcagtatttgtaagcaaaaaccaggagtggaacaaatagaggaaaagtataatagaaacatatgcaccacttctgtatttatcacccactcctggttttggcttacaaatactgaggtaaaatacaaaccaaataatgatagtgtgaaggcagccttatactgacaagtagacagtcaccaaggatggcaggcagcaaggattctgggagatatgtggtggagggagcagggtgacagcagcacagagtatttcaggagagcagtgtgctggtctatgggggccccctgtttggtgcgcggagcagccagggattgtacatagagcgctgtcttttatacacatggatggaccgtctgctccacagaaatccaggaaacatttctgcggattgatggcctggtctgatccagactttgcatgcagaccccattcccctcctcagatcctgtcttctccatcctgtcctggcgatgtgtgaaagcgaggcgacaggcgaagtacagggtgacgctgggaaggaaatgtagccatatagtaacgataaaaatgagacccctctcttcagctgcctcaccagccttcccctgactacacctaactggaggtcacgctgtcccctctattaccccagacccgcgtgcaggtgctcagccagaaccaccatagaatgggtccgctttctgaagataatactgccatagtgttctcacataataccgccatatagatcacccataatgccgccacatagatctcacatgtattgtaaataaagactcggccagaataaagtcctttattaatcttttttataccataccgaacgcataatcctcgactccctcatctcccacaacaaaaataataaaccacaatggggaaagacacgcaggggggagaggagtgcataggagaggatgagatactgactgctgagccgtgtatctaatcctgtcctgtgtgatactgtgctgcgccgtgtatctaatcctatcttgtgtgatactgtacacaggacaggattagctacacaagactagattagctacacaggacagaggtagcagtggtagatggtatatagaggcaggcagtggtagatggtatatagaggcaggcagcagtggtagatggtatatagaggcaggcagcagtggtagatggtatatagaggcaggcagcagtcgtagatggtatatagaggcaggcagcagtcgtagatggtatacagaggcaggtggcggtgctatacagaggcaggtggcggtgctatacagaggcaggcagcagtggtagatggtatatagaggcaggcagcagtgttaggtggtatacagaggcaggtagcggtggtatacagaggcaggtagcggtggtaggtggtatatagaggctggtagcggtggtaggtggtatataggggctggtagcagtggtaggtggtatataggggctggtagcagtggtatataggggctggtagcagtggtatataagggctggtagcagtggtatataggagcaggtagcagtggtatataggagcaggtagcagtggtatataggggctggtagcagtggtatataggggctggtagcagtggtatataagggctggtagcagtggtatataggagcaggtagcagtggtatataggagcaggtagcagtggtatataggggctggtagcagtggtatataggggctggtagcagtggtatataggagcaggtagcagtggtatataggagcaggtagcagtggtatataggagcaggtagcagtggtatataggagcaggtagcagtggtatataggggcaggtagcagtggtatataggagcaggtagcagtggtatataggagcaggtagcagtggtatataggggcaggtagcagtggtatataggagcaggtagcagtggtatataggagcaggtagcagtggtatataggggcaggtagcagtggtatgtaggggcaggtagcagtggtatgtaggggctggtagcagtggtatataggggctggtagcagtggtatataggggctggtagcagtggtatataggggcaggtagcagtggtatataggggctggtagcagtggtatataggggctggtagcagtggtatataggggctggtagcagtggtatataggggctggtagcagtggtatataggggcaggtagcagtggtatataggggcaggtagcagtggtatataggggcaggtagcagtggtatataggggcaggtagcagtggtatatagaggcaggtagcagtggtatataggagcaggtagcagtggtatataggagcaggtagcagtggtatataggagc
This region of Ranitomeya imitator isolate aRanImi1 chromosome 1, aRanImi1.pri, whole genome shotgun sequence genomic DNA includes:
- the SRD5A3 gene encoding polyprenal reductase, whose translation is MLLLPGTGFSLVAGFWSLLDVVFLSALFLHLIGDCSSQRVGLCSVFQDLIRYGKTKLRARPAWLRWFDLPKRWFWHFYFLSIIWNGTLLGLLVRSSLLGVALPQWMQLLLNFFHKDSNQKISGGELSTLMALSLLWLHSLRRFLECRYVSVFSGGVIHLAQYCLGIGYYLLLGITVLDHAELDYKKVTVPGLVLQLRWYHIFGCLLYIWASLHQNRCHMILAGLRKDKSGKVVTMQHVMPSGDWFDSVSCPHYFAELLIYISVAFLFGLTHLTWWLQVLFVLFNQSLAAILCHEFYLQKFDSYPANRKAFIPFVF